Within Hydra vulgaris chromosome 02, alternate assembly HydraT2T_AEP, the genomic segment CGACTGCGGTTTTTTCGCGAGGACGACGGGTGCCGTCGACGTTAGACATTGAGTATTTGTACGTTGACTTGTTACATCCGCGCCCAACatgcattactttgcatttcTCAACGTTGAAATGCAAGAGCCAAATATGTGACTGTTCCACTGCTCTGTCAACGTCATCTTGGAGAGTGATGTTGTCCGACTCCTTTTTAATTATCCCTATTATTTTGCTGTCGAGTTATTCTGATTACGAATAAAAGATTACGAATAGCAATGGGCCCAAGACCGAGCCTTGAGGCACTCCACTAGTGACTGCTTTCCATTCAGAAGTAATGCCATTTATAACCACTCGTTGACATCGATTGCTTAGCCAAGCTGCGATCCAGTCAACAAGAGCGCCTTGAATACCGTACGCTCTCAGCTTATGAAGAAGGCGTTTATGTGGTactttgtcaaacgcctttgCAAAGTCTGTGTAAATGACGTCTACTGCGTGTCTGCAGTGAGTTGCTTCCGTCATGATATCCTGAGTTTCTAAAAGGTTTGATACGCATCCCTTACGATGAACAAAGCCATGCTGATTTGGAGAAATTAGACCATTGGTAGCGCAGTGTTCcattattcttttttgaaaaatactttcCATAATTTTGCAAGGTTTGGAAGTGAGCGAGACTGGCCGGTAGTTGGATGCTTTAAGCCTACTTCTTAAAAATAGGTGTTACATTCAATTTTTTCCACAAGTCAGGAACTACACCAGTTGCAATCGAGCACTTATAGATAAGCGAAAGTGGCTTGGCAAAGGTAGCTGAACATTTACTAAGGATCCTTGGATGTAATCCATCGTAGCCGGTTGATTTTCTTTCATCAAGGTTGTTTAGGCATTGTTGTAGTATATCGATAGATAAACTTGCTAGATCGATGACACAAACTGCTTCAGTACGACTTTCAAAGCCTGGCATTGAACCTTCGGGCTCTAAAACAAAGACTGattgaaaatagttatttaacgATGGGCTCATATCGCCGGTATCAGTTGCGATGTTGCAATTGACTGTTTCAAGCGATGTAATGTTGTTACTGATGCTCTGCTTGCTTCTTACATATGCATGTAAGCGTTTAGGGTTGTTTTCGGAATCCCTGACGAGTAGCTCTTCGTATTTCTGCCTTCCAGCtttgaccatttttttaacttttttgctggCAGTGCGATGcaatattttgagaaatttgTGCGTATTTCGACCTGCATTAATGTACTTGGCCCAAGAGGTGCGTTTAGCTTTGACTGCCTCAAAGTTCTGATGTTACCCATCGCTCCTATTTTTCTATAAAGGGAGTGGTAGTTGACGGAATGTGTAGGTTAGTGAAGCCATTATACCCGTTTGCTAGAAGCTGGTACTGATCCTTTGCTTTTAGTCCAGTGAATACTGTTTCCCATTCAACAGCTGCAATATTGCTGCGTAGTTTGCTCGACTCCAAATGAGCCGAGGTTTTAGCGGCAAAGTAGGCGAGTTGTTGAGGTATGCAACAGCAAATTGACCTTCGATGAAGCAGTGTGCTTGGCCCAAAAGAATCGCTTTGTTTAATGAAGATTACACGGTCTGGCTCATTTGTTATAATAAGATTGAGTGTGCTAGTAGGCTCGACGTGTCGACTACAACGGTAGATTGGGAATGTGATAAGCTGAGTTAAGTGACATTCATCAAGGCACTTCTGGAACCTGATGTCGCCTTGACGCTCACCTCTCACGTGAGCAACAGTTGCAATTCCGCCGTTAACTTCGATAGACTCATAAGATGTATGGCTAAAATTGAAGTCGCCATACAGTAGCATTGCAGAGCAGTTTATATCAGGCAGTATCTGTTGAGCGGTAGTGATTGATGTGATACACTGAGTAAGAACTTGATTATTTTCGTCGTGTGGACGATATAAGCAGCCGAGGAAAAATGATTCTTGACCAAGTTTCATTTTTCGCCAGATTTGCTCAATTGATGTTGAGTTGAGCTGAGTAGAACTAACTTCGCTGACTATGATATCGTCTCTCGTGTAAATTGCAACTCCACCGCCCCTCTAGTCTCTTTCTTTGCAATGTGGTTGGTAGCCGGGTACGGTAACGTCTGATATATCTGTGAAACAAGTTTCCGCAAAAAATATGACGTGTGGCCGGCTGAATATATGTAGAGGTGATAGTCTAACAAAGAGCTCTTGGCGTTTTTTATTGTTGAGTGAACATGGATATTTGCCCAGTAACATAGATGGCTAGGTGAGACTGTAGAAGCGTCGGGTTGTAtcgattttatttttgctttagtttttGGTCTAGGACGTCTAGTTGGCAGTGGAGATTTCTGAGTTAGGAGCGGCTGTGTGGTTAGCGTAGTCTGACAGAGCTCTGGCTAGGGATGAAAAATGTAGCACTGATTGGACGTTGATTCGATGACATCGATGCAACAGATGCGACCTGTTCTTCGATGTATAACATTCCGAAACGGATTATTGAGAATGTTAGCAGCGGCAAGTTTGTCGTAAAGCTTTTTGAGTTGGGTGCGTGTGGTGTTAATCTCGGTTTGTTGCTCTGGCGTTCTGTCTTCGCGTACGTAGACACCCTTGTATATCTCTTGTTTGTGATGCGCGCATTTTTTGAGTATTTCCGCTCGAGATGAAAGATTTGATAACGAAACCTGAATAATGTTCgagtttgttaattttgttttgcttttgcTCGATTTGAGGCGGTTAACACGTGCGATAGCAGTAGCATCCTCCAATCCTgttgctacaaaaaaaaatcctcaataAGCTTTTTATCGTCTACAGTACTAGACTTATTAAGACCGACTACAATGACATTTAACTCGCGACttcgaatatttttattttaagcagcGGTAAAATTACATAGCTGCTGCCGTTGCTGCATGCTCTCATCCGATTTGTCCTTAAGCAAAGATGCAAACGATAGTGTGGCtgttgattttatttctttcaactCATTAATTTGTTTTACCAGTAAATCAATTTTGTCTTTCAGGGCTTTTTCTCTTAATTCACTAGATCGTTTCTCTTCCGCTAGTGCAACAAATAGAGCTGCCTTGATCATAAGAGCAATATCGTTCTGATAACTTTTCATGAGAGTAGCATTCAAATCCTTTAGATCTACTGCCGGTTTAAAAGCGTTGGTAGCTATTTCTTCGATTGCTGACATAATTAGCAATGAAATGCAATTAATAATtgcaagtttttaaatttttaatatttgatacaatttattacaaattttaaaaatttaattttaaatttaataaattccgTTAGGAAATGGTTTATATGTTTTTGCTAGCATATGGGTTACCTTGAATGCTGCATTATCATCGGGTTCTTAACTAAGCTTTAATGTCTCCAATTTTAattcttgaaaatatttgaaaatataatgtttcatatttttttctctttggtGCTTAATATACGGTGAGGTCTTAAAAAAAGTggaaagttttacttttataaataagttatttatttttaaaaccggCCTATACtgaaagtgtttttattgatgagATTAGTTTGcgcataacaaaaaataaaggaagGAAGGAGTCTTTATAAACTTGAAGTAGATAGGAGAGTTTTccgaaaattaataaacgtcTCCTCCCGTGTGTTAAGATTATTTGaggttaaaaaatttctttttaagttacTCTTTTTAGTAATGGTAGTGATGGATTACGTATTAAGCAACAACATTAATCATTtactacaataaaaacaatttttttataaaaattgtttttattgtaggGCGGATCTAGCATTTTAAATGGGTGatgcgaaatttttttaatcaaaatttatccCCCTCCATCCTCCCTCCTCGTCCAAGCTCCTTAGGGTTTAAGTAtagtcaatttaaaaagtagatGTCAttgaataataactaaatttgttttgtattgcTTTGTAGTATCTATTTTTATcagaaatttttacaataactataaaattatgaACGAAATTGCCAAGGCAACAACTATTGTTGCCTTGGCAATTTCGTTTATAAAATAGACATGTAATTGTAAGCCTAATTTACTTAGCAAAGTGCACCAACGaaaaggtaagccataggactttgcactttATCTGTATGCTGTCATTTTGCCTatggttagccctccatttctggattctgatagaaattttcttattttccattttgaattgcaatttttttttaaataatctttgttacatttttttattgaagttcagttaatataaagtaaatatatgcTAATAGTCTGtctatatatatgcaaatacacacacacacacacacacacacacacacacacacacacacacacacacacgcacacacacacacacacacacacacacacgcacataaTATTAGTAGAAATTAAATTAGAgataagaaaaaagtaaaataaaagccATTATACTACTAAATAAAAAGCCAAGGCGTCTTTCGTATATGCGTCTTTCACCTGGCTTTGAAAGAATGGCAATGACTCTTTCAACATgtagaaaaattttatacatatagaCATTGAGTGTTAAAACGAGACTCAATCAGATTACTTCAGGAGTATGTTTTTAGCCTACGTATGACTGAAATACTTCTTTCACATTCACGTTGTTATTGGAATTGTTTCTAATATTATAAACACTGCCcttatatttgaaaaacttctCATGTCAATGGCCTTTAAAGTACCAGCAACAGTTGAAGGAATATTTGTctgttttttccaaaataatttccGTAAATCTAACTCAGCCTGTACTGAAGTAAAATGAGGCATATCcgattaaaagaaatttaaaaattcataaaaataaaatttccatGGTTACCATCAGTGCCTGAAGAAATTCGGACAGATAATGATTCCGTATTCAGAAGTGAAGAGATCGTAAAATTTTTAGAGAAATGGGGTGTACGTTAAAGGCATCAAGCAACGTATTGTTCGTCGGGAAATGGTATTATTTAAAGACATAACCGCACTATTAAACAGACAGTGGAGCTATCAAGAATCTCTATAGTGGAGGCCATACATTGGTATAACTTCTTGACTAACAAAACAGGATTGAACTTAATTGACGAACTGCTTAACTATGAGGGAAGATTCAAAAGATTGGaacaaaaaatcaacatttCAGCGAGGTAACAAAAAACTTCTCAAGTTAGCTAACGTGTGTGGCTTTAgctatattattataataacatctTAAACAATGTAGCTGTATATAACTTGTACTATAATTGGAATTTCTAGAGCTTTTGATATTTAAGTCGTAcgattttttctttactttaagAACATTGGAAAAAAGACAGGTGTTAATCATATTTTAGCTGGTATAGTTATTTGTCCaatatatcataattttaacttaaagatatagtaaatttagtaaatttcatgatttgaaatttacaaCATTGATTATTACTTTATTGATTATTAGCGTCATGAAGCCATTTTTAGCGTCATGAAGCCATTTTCACCGAGCCGCTAACAAACCGATTTTAACAAGCACGTCAGATTCTACAGTTTCCAGTAAACTTTCTACTCAACATCTACAAGATATGAAGGACGCAAGAAATGCTCTCAACCATATACTTTCTAGTCTGATTTTTCTCGGCTGTCAAAACTTGGTCATTAGAGGCAAAACAAAGGAGTCTTCAAATCTATTTCCAGCTCTTATAAACTGAGGTCTATGGATGTATCGgttttgaaaaaactgattAATCGACCAGACAAGTACAAGTAGATATCTCCAGATGTCacaaatgaaattttgttgGATATTTCGTTAGTTATTCAACGTGAATTatcaaacacaataaaaaaagggATTTCACAGGAAAAGAGCAGGTACTATCAGCCGAACCAACAATTCATTGAACCtttattttcctttaataatttttatgaatttttaaaatgtataggTATATGTATCCTTCCGTACTGTGGACAATGAGTTTCAAATTAATGAGAATTTTTGTCGATTTTATGAGACAGCCACAACTAAAAGCAAGGATCTGTTTTCAATTATGAAACAATTACGTCCTGAGTTATAAAAGGATTACGTTATGAAACGATTACGTCCTTCTTCGTTTCAGCTTAAAGCTCGAGAACTGTTGGGGACAATGCAATGATGGAACTGCTGCCATGTCTTCTGAAATAGCTGGTTTGCAAAAACTTGTTCTTCAACAAGAAAGCAGGAAAGCAGAGCTTTATGTTTATTGCAGAGCTCACAATTTAAATTTGGTTGTacaagatgaaataaaaaacatagcTAATAAGGAAAACATCACTCGTTCAAAAGTTCATCGTTGTCACTCGTTCAAAAGTTCATCGCTTTTACCAGAGGCTCACCAAAGAGGCTCGCTTGGTTTTCAAGCCTAAAAGACCAAAATAAAAGCGAAGATAAACAATACAATGGAACATCATTTAGACATTTTTGCCCAACCAGATGGATAATGCGCAAGCCATCTTTAGTATCTATTACCAGTAATTATAGATCACTTCTGGTCTGGCTGGAAGACCTTACCACTTTACCAAATGCCGAGTGGAAGCATTggcttttttgttttctttacagGTTTCTGACTTGGAATTTCTTCGAATCATTTTTACCATCCTAGAAAATTCAAGCATTCAACATCAGGGAAGTCAACTCAACTTATGTAAGGCTGAATCCATCATTCCGACcctgaaacaaattttaagatCTTTGCGTACTGAGTCACTTTAAAACACTTTTCGCTGCGGCAACTGAATCTGCTAAAACGATGGATTTAGACAAACCAGCTCTATCCaggaagaaaaaaatacttgcaAGATTTGGGGATACTTATTATCAGCCAAATGACCCAAATGAGATCTACAAGCAGTTATACTTTACTAGTTTAGATGCAGTTTTAGTTGGCCTCACCGATAGATTTGAATTAACTGAAACAACTTGTCATTTAACAAGATTCGAAGAGTTTGTGATTGAATCAAATAAGACTGAATGCTTTATAtactacataaaaaatttatacaaggACAATTTTTCTAACTATCAAAGCGTGCAGCTTCACCGGGACATTTTCATTGACGAAGctaagaataaaaagtttaactaaaagattttcaatcagCTCTAGATTTCATCCGCGCTTAAGAACAAATTGGGTTAAAAAGCATTGCCTCCGAAATCgtctgttttattaaaataattctggTCTATAgctatattattataataacattttaaataatttatttaagatgTTACTATAATAATATAGCTTTAGGAAAGTCTGAGCGCTGTTCCTATAATGAATACCCATAAAGAAATTAATCGGAGTCttgaaatagatttttttttagatatgtttattgaaaaattgaaacGCGCTGTAGAATGTTTTATTTCGAAACCAAGTAAAATTCCATTTCTActtgttttactttaatttttagatgCTAGTTATCCAAAatcaaagttgttatttttttattactatatcaaaaataataaacactgGACAGTAGACATACATTGCTCAAAAAAATCTTAGCATTTTTGAAATTCCTCTGTCAGTGAATGAAGTATTCCTCTGAATAATTCCTCTGTCAGTGAATGAAGTATACAAGACTTAGCTACAAGTTTATTTGGTAATGCGGTAATGCCAATGCATATTTTGGTACCAATTTTGCAGTAAATTCATATATTTTGATGCGAAATCAGGGGCGATTAATTACGGATGTGATATTTA encodes:
- the LOC136076102 gene encoding uncharacterized protein LOC136076102; protein product: MVKAGRQKYEELLVRDSENNPKRLHAYVRSKQSISNNITSLETVNCNIATDTGDMSPSLNNYFQSVFVLEPEGSMPGFESRTEAVCVIDLASLSIDILQQCLNNLDERKSTGYDGLHPRILSKCSATFAKPLSLIYKCSIATGVVPDLWKKLNVTPIFKK